TGTCAATGTGGCGCACGATTCGCTCGCGCATTCCTTCGACACCAATCTCCCTGATCAGGGCCCAGACGACGATACCCCGGCAGGGTGCACTCAACTCGACGCCATAGTTGTAATAAGGAATCCCGAAATTGTCCAACGAATGTTCGACTTGGGCATTCGCCGTATCGAAATCATCAATCGTCGAACCCTCCAGGTAATCGGCCGGTTCCTGGGTGAAAGCGCGTTCCAGCAGATCGCGATCATGTACAAATGTCGCTGCAACCCCGACCGATGCACCCAGCCATTTATGCGGATCGACGATGACTGAATCGACCAGCTCGAGGCCTTCGTAAAGATGGCGCAAACGTTCATCCAGGATACCCGGCAACCCGTAAGCCCCGTCCACGTGCAACCAGATACCACGCTCCCGTGCGAGTTCACTTATCGCGCTGAGCGGGTCGATGGCGCCCGTATTAGTGGTACCCGCATTGGCGACAATCGCCATTGGCAGGATATCGTCGCGAATATCCTGTTCTATGGAGGCTCGCAGTGCATTGACGCGCATACGGCCCTGATCGTCACAGGCAATCGGTTTTATCGCCCGCCGCCCGATTCCGAGAACGCCACCGGCTCGCTGTATCGTGTGGTGACATTCGCTACTCGCGTAAACGCTGACCGCGCGGTTGACACCATCGCGCGCCGGGTCATGACCTGTTTTCTCAAACGCGGATTGCCGCGCGCCACCGAGCCCAACCAGGTTTGCGACCGAGCCACCGCTGCTATAAACACCTTGCATCTTGCCAAGGCCACACATCTGCGCGAGCCAGTCAAGCGACAACTCTTCAATCAGGTTAAACGCCGTGTTTGTATAGCGTTGCGGCGAGGCAATACTGGCAGCGGCCGACGCCAGGGTTGCAGCGCTGGTACCCCCGGTGGTGATAGTTCCCACATAACCCGGCCTGGCTATTTGTGAACCATTAGGAATAATACTTTCAACAAGCTCCCGGATCACAGCATCGATGCCGACGCCATGCTCTGGTAACGGTATGTTGAGGACAGCCTTCCAGTGATCCTGACGCGCGACCGCATCGGGATTTTCAAACTTTAAATACTCATCGAGCCCCGCACCGACTCTCGATAACAGGTCCTGCAGGTTACCGACCTCGGCCTTGTCCTTTGACATATATATTTCTCTGGCACTGATAGATTTGTTCCCGCACTAACATTATCCGCTCGCGGCAAGCGACGCAATCCGCAAACGAAATTCCGCCCCGGGATCACAATTAACGACGTCAACCTCGGCGCACATTGCAGTTGCGAGTTGATGCACCAGCGCAAGCCCGATACCGGTACCGACGGTTTCGCGCGTGAGCTCGTTCTCGGAGCGATAAAACAGTTTGAAAATCTTCTTCATCTGGTCCGGATCGATACCGGGACCGTAATCGCGCACCGAAAACTGGAGCTTGCCGTCCTGCATCTGCTGATATCGAATATCAATTTTCTTCTGCGCACCATTCGCAGAAAACTTGACCGCGTTATCCACCAGGTTGATGAAGATCTGGATGAACCAGTCGATATCGATTTCAATTCGGGCGGCTTCGACCTCGGTCTCACCATGGATTAATAGCTCAAACCCGGAAGGCTCGAGTTGTGATTCAAGCCGGGGTCTGAGTTCGGCCATCGCCTCGCCGACGGTCATGCTATTGAGACTACCCCCCTGCTCATTGCGTGACATGCGCGCCAGCTGCAGCACGTTATTGATCAGGCGCGTGAGTCGCTCGGCCTCGTAGAAGATAAAATCATAATAGGATTTGCGCTTGGTC
This genomic stretch from Gammaproteobacteria bacterium harbors:
- a CDS encoding pyridoxal-dependent decarboxylase; amino-acid sequence: MSKDKAEVGNLQDLLSRVGAGLDEYLKFENPDAVARQDHWKAVLNIPLPEHGVGIDAVIRELVESIIPNGSQIARPGYVGTITTGGTSAATLASAAASIASPQRYTNTAFNLIEELSLDWLAQMCGLGKMQGVYSSGGSVANLVGLGGARQSAFEKTGHDPARDGVNRAVSVYASSECHHTIQRAGGVLGIGRRAIKPIACDDQGRMRVNALRASIEQDIRDDILPMAIVANAGTTNTGAIDPLSAISELARERGIWLHVDGAYGLPGILDERLRHLYEGLELVDSVIVDPHKWLGASVGVAATFVHDRDLLERAFTQEPADYLEGSTIDDFDTANAQVEHSLDNFGIPYYNYGVELSAPCRGIVVWALIREIGVEGMRERIVRHID